A single region of the Nitrososphaerota archaeon genome encodes:
- a CDS encoding Coenzyme F420 hydrogenase/dehydrogenase, beta subunit C-terminal domain has protein sequence MSIEKPKIFGMLLTNVINKGICVACGACVSVCPVDILSIEDEKPTIKGKCILCQLCYYQCPRIELPIDYIEESIFGRKRSDNEPIGIYKSIYSARSLKSDILNKCQDGGAVTSILAYCLENGIIDSAVVSGISKEETWKAEPFVALSYEDLLKSAGTRYTVSPNVLGLMSAYFEYAKKKIGFVGTPCQIQAIRRMQTTPLKHKMIDNLELAIGLFCMEIYGYKELMNYLREKNIDLNKISKFAIKKNKFIVSSNGEILLNEPIKNIEKYVRSACSICTDFTAEFADISIGGVGSPEGWSTVIARTEKGEKIILEAERNKYIELKQISSEDLSSIIKISNKKKTKKIKVEIK, from the coding sequence ATGAGTATTGAAAAACCAAAAATCTTTGGAATGCTTTTAACAAATGTTATTAATAAAGGAATATGTGTTGCTTGTGGAGCATGCGTTTCTGTATGTCCAGTAGATATATTATCCATAGAAGATGAAAAACCAACTATTAAAGGCAAATGCATTCTTTGTCAATTATGCTATTATCAATGTCCTAGAATAGAGCTTCCAATAGATTATATAGAAGAAAGTATTTTTGGAAGGAAGCGTTCTGATAATGAACCTATCGGAATATATAAATCCATATATTCAGCTAGATCATTGAAAAGTGATATACTAAATAAATGTCAAGATGGTGGTGCTGTAACTTCAATTTTAGCTTATTGTCTTGAAAATGGGATTATTGATTCTGCTGTAGTTAGTGGTATAAGCAAAGAAGAAACATGGAAAGCTGAACCTTTTGTAGCATTATCTTATGAAGATTTATTAAAATCTGCTGGAACAAGATATACTGTTAGTCCTAATGTATTAGGCTTAATGTCTGCATATTTTGAATATGCAAAAAAGAAAATTGGTTTTGTTGGAACGCCATGTCAAATTCAAGCTATTAGAAGAATGCAAACAACTCCTTTAAAACATAAAATGATTGATAATCTTGAATTAGCTATAGGCTTATTTTGTATGGAAATATATGGATATAAGGAACTTATGAATTATTTACGTGAAAAAAATATAGATTTAAATAAAATTAGTAAATTTGCTATAAAAAAGAATAAATTCATTGTAAGTAGTAACGGAGAAATTTTATTAAATGAACCTATAAAAAATATAGAAAAATATGTTAGATCTGCATGTTCAATATGTACAGATTTTACAGCCGAATTTGCAGACATATCTATTGGAGGAGTAGGTTCTCCTGAAGGATGGTCAACAGTAATAGCTAGAACTGAAAAAGGTGAAAAAATAATATTAGAAGCTGAGAGGAATAAATATATCGAATTAAAACAAATAAGTTCAGAAGATTTATCTTCAATTATAAAAATATCAAATAAAAAGAAAACTAAAAAAATTAAAGTTGAAATTAAATAA
- a CDS encoding ABC transporter permease: protein MSNINEYRPSLLRGLWALTLRELKKWLNDPIMLLMFILQPLIWMGLLGKSMNIQGIFSSGSLSRIQIHDIEIPGKLLNLPVDKVIIPGTVISQAFQQIFSNISTTVMQNTFGVTDYFSYMAIGMISMIVMTTTMFSGMSIVWDRRLGFLDKVLSTPVPRSAIIFAKILNATFRAMFQATVILILAYLLGLQVSQTFTLFNILGVYAAIFLLSVGFSSVFLAFSIRSTRMERPMQFVSLITMPLMFASNTFFPISLMPEWIQVIARVNPLTYLTDAIRQLIILSLDISALIIDFIFLSIFAITLSIIGIALSWRYLTK, encoded by the coding sequence ATGAGTAACATAAATGAATATCGTCCAAGCTTACTTCGTGGTTTATGGGCTTTAACACTTAGAGAGCTTAAAAAATGGCTTAATGATCCAATAATGCTTTTAATGTTTATACTTCAACCATTAATATGGATGGGGCTTTTAGGAAAATCCATGAATATACAAGGAATATTTTCATCTGGTAGCTTAAGTAGAATACAAATACATGATATAGAAATACCAGGAAAACTTCTAAATCTTCCTGTAGATAAAGTTATTATTCCTGGTACAGTAATATCGCAAGCATTCCAGCAAATATTTTCTAACATAAGTACGACTGTTATGCAAAATACTTTTGGTGTTACCGACTATTTTAGCTATATGGCTATTGGCATGATTTCTATGATTGTTATGACTACAACGATGTTTAGTGGCATGTCCATAGTTTGGGATAGACGCTTAGGTTTCTTAGATAAAGTTCTTAGTACTCCGGTGCCGCGTTCAGCAATAATATTTGCAAAAATTCTTAATGCTACTTTTAGAGCAATGTTTCAAGCAACTGTAATTTTAATACTTGCATATCTACTTGGATTGCAGGTAAGTCAAACATTTACTTTATTTAACATACTTGGGGTTTATGCTGCAATATTTTTGCTTAGTGTTGGTTTTTCATCAGTATTTCTTGCATTTTCTATAAGGTCGACTAGAATGGAGAGACCTATGCAATTTGTAAGCTTAATTACTATGCCATTAATGTTTGCAAGTAATACTTTCTTTCCAATATCTCTAATGCCAGAATGGATCCAAGTAATAGCTCGTGTAAATCCGCTTACATATTTAACAGATGCTATTAGACAATTAATTATATTATCATTAGATATTTCAGCATTAATAATAGACTTTATATTCCTCAGTATATTTGCAATAACTTTATCCATTATAGGCATAGCTCTTTCGTGGAGATATTTAACAAAATAA
- the thpR gene encoding RNA 2',3'-cyclic phosphodiesterase → MSETIRAFIAIDIKKSEIIDKMLKVQEELLSTGGDIKLVEKENLHITLWFLGEISSQMIRKIIENTNKISFEPFKLTISKIGYFPGGNRINVIWAGIKNGSYDLRKIFYQLSEILNPLGFKLEEREFTPHVTLCRVKSSRNKDRLLDKIKELSNIEFGVEEVSEIFIKKSTLTPKGPIYSNIHAIQGRKI, encoded by the coding sequence ATGTCTGAAACTATAAGGGCTTTTATTGCAATAGATATTAAGAAGAGTGAAATAATTGATAAAATGCTTAAGGTTCAAGAAGAATTATTATCAACTGGAGGAGATATAAAATTAGTTGAAAAAGAAAATCTTCATATAACATTATGGTTTTTAGGGGAAATCTCATCTCAAATGATTAGAAAAATTATTGAAAATACTAATAAAATAAGTTTTGAACCATTTAAATTAACTATTTCTAAAATAGGTTATTTTCCAGGTGGAAATAGAATAAATGTAATATGGGCTGGAATAAAAAATGGATCATATGATTTAAGAAAAATATTTTATCAATTATCTGAAATACTTAATCCATTAGGTTTTAAATTAGAAGAAAGAGAATTTACTCCACATGTAACACTTTGTAGAGTTAAATCTTCTAGAAATAAAGATAGATTGTTAGATAAAATAAAAGAATTATCAAATATAGAATTTGGAGTTGAAGAAGTATCAGAAATATTTATTAAAAAAAGCACATTAACTCCTAAAGGTCCTATATATTCAAATATTCATGCTATACAAGGAAGGAAAATATAA
- the cca gene encoding CCA tRNA nucleotidyltransferase: MEMNEALIEYVLKKIKPSEKDIKEVNSLASKIINECKEKCIKNNLETEVILSGSTAKNTWLKNLGEIDVFVLFNKSLGEKEIEEYIIKIGKEVIKDLNGTYRLRYAEHPYVEGFIDKYRVNIVAAYKVPKGEWKSSADRTPYHTEYVNSKINDYLRDQIRILKAFLIGCKLYGAEIRIGGFSGYLAELLIINFGSFMKVIEEVAKWKPQVYIDIEKLLNEKEAFKKFPYNPLIVIDPVDKNRNVAAAVTKTKFSEFIISSKLFLKNPSKKFFFQKKYKPRTIKQIIKEIKKEERNILAISFIDKEIKPPDILWGELLKTLNGIEKLMNREGFKVIKCDAWSNNKECLLLYELQTLQLPRNYKHIGPPVYIKNALDFIEKNLKNKDTISGPWIKGYRIYVEKKRNIQNAREFLIEKIKRNEVSIAKRLLPKILRGEIIEGIGIAKLCKNIEIREFIDNFLKGRVPYI, from the coding sequence ATGGAAATGAATGAAGCACTTATAGAATATGTTTTAAAAAAAATTAAACCATCTGAAAAAGATATAAAAGAAGTAAATTCTTTAGCATCCAAGATAATTAATGAATGTAAAGAAAAATGTATTAAAAATAATTTAGAAACAGAAGTAATTCTTAGTGGTTCAACTGCAAAAAATACTTGGCTTAAGAATTTAGGAGAAATAGACGTATTTGTTTTATTCAATAAATCCCTGGGTGAGAAGGAAATTGAAGAATATATTATTAAAATAGGTAAAGAAGTTATAAAAGATTTAAATGGTACTTATAGATTAAGGTATGCAGAACATCCTTATGTTGAAGGATTTATAGATAAATATAGAGTAAACATTGTAGCAGCTTATAAAGTTCCTAAAGGAGAATGGAAAAGTTCTGCTGATAGAACGCCATATCATACAGAATATGTTAATTCTAAAATTAATGATTATTTAAGAGATCAAATAAGAATTTTAAAAGCTTTCTTAATAGGTTGTAAATTATACGGAGCAGAAATAAGAATTGGAGGATTTAGTGGATATTTAGCAGAATTGCTTATAATAAATTTTGGTAGTTTCATGAAAGTTATAGAAGAAGTAGCAAAATGGAAACCACAAGTATATATAGATATTGAAAAATTATTAAATGAAAAAGAAGCTTTTAAAAAATTTCCTTATAATCCATTAATAGTAATAGATCCAGTAGATAAAAATAGGAATGTAGCAGCTGCTGTTACAAAAACAAAATTTTCTGAATTCATTATTTCTTCTAAATTATTTTTAAAAAATCCATCAAAGAAATTCTTTTTCCAAAAAAAATATAAGCCAAGAACAATTAAACAAATAATTAAAGAAATTAAAAAAGAAGAAAGGAATATTTTAGCAATTTCATTTATAGATAAGGAAATTAAACCTCCAGATATTTTATGGGGAGAATTATTAAAAACTCTTAATGGAATAGAAAAATTAATGAATAGAGAAGGGTTTAAAGTAATTAAATGTGATGCATGGAGTAATAATAAAGAGTGCTTACTTTTATATGAATTACAAACTCTTCAATTACCAAGGAATTATAAACATATAGGTCCACCAGTATATATAAAAAATGCTTTAGATTTTATTGAAAAAAATTTAAAAAATAAAGATACTATTTCAGGTCCTTGGATAAAAGGTTATAGAATATATGTAGAAAAGAAAAGAAATATACAAAATGCGAGAGAATTTTTAATTGAAAAAATTAAAAGAAATGAAGTATCAATAGCAAAAAGATTATTACCTAAAATATTAAGAGGAGAAATAATCGAAGGGATAGGAATAGCAAAATTATGTAAAAATATTGAAATAAGAGAATTTATAGATAATTTTTTAAAAGGAAGAGTACCATATATATGA